One Drosophila willistoni isolate 14030-0811.24 chromosome XL unlocalized genomic scaffold, UCI_dwil_1.1 Seg142, whole genome shotgun sequence genomic region harbors:
- the LOC111519651 gene encoding UBX domain-containing protein 7-like, whose protein sequence is MALCGCSQEEALKILAAPNRNVSAAMAQFVIEGKLPETQTRQEEAGDLSSGSDMTLTGQAMALHSRPRLNPVPSVVNRLSDRPIRKVAADTLVAARDYAQSRLKWLLVLVDDPVQVVHPDVVLDDGEVKRLVRRHFVLWEVESSSLEGRDFITLYHCVKLPRLSILDPRTGEEIWSSSRLKLGNVLASLQHFLKVHRSFAQYVDSSKISELASSSTTCPEMVDGLTDSQLGKRQDELTTLKLHFLSASGEDEQTLFRWPSDTKLQKLRLHICENLQHIPQEGYKLICLQPRLTLETIDDQSTLEQLGLHPSANLHLTFDNGCNSNKIEAIND, encoded by the coding sequence ATGGCGCTCTGTGGTTGTTCCCAGGAGGAGGCCCTGAAAATTTTAGCTGCACCCAACCGAAATGTATCAGCAGCTATGGCTCAGTTCGTGATTGAAGGTAAACTTCCGGAAACCCAAACACGTCAAGAAGAGGCAGGAGACCTATCGAGTGGAAGCGACATGACGTTAACTGGTCAAGCTATGGCCTTGCATTCCCGTCCACGTTTAAATCCTGTTCCATCTGTTGTCAATCGTTTGTCTGATCGGCCCATTAGGAAGGTAGCTGCCGATACTCTTGTTGCTGCCCGTGATTATGCTCAAAGTCGTCTTAAATGGCTGTTGGTTTTAGTTGACGATCCGGTGCAGGTAGTTCATCCTGATGTTGTACTCGACGATGGCGAAGTGAAGCGTCTGGTTCGTCGGCATTTCGTCCTCTGGGAAGTGGAAAGTTCCAGCTTGGAGGGAAGAGATTTCATCACATTATATCATTGCGTAAAGCTGCCCCGCTTGAGTATTCTCGATCCACGCACTGGCGAGGAAATCTGGAGCTCGTCGCGTCTTAAACTAGGAAATGTTTTGGCTAGCCTGCAGCATTTCCTGAAAGTGCATCGTAGTTTTGCTCAATATGTCGATTCGTCGAAGATTTCTGAATTGGCCTCGAGCTCTACAACGTGTCCGGAGATGGTCGATGGTCTAACCGATTCACAATTGGGCAAACGGCAAGATGAATTGACCACGTTGAAGCTGCATTTCCTCAGTGCTTCCGGTGAGGATGAGCAAACGTTATTCCGCTGGCCTTCTGATACAAAATTGCAGAAATTGCGTCTGCATATCTGTGAAAACTTACAACACATTCCGCAAGAGGGTTACAAATTGATATGCTTGCAGCCCCGTCTCACCTTGGAAACGATTGATGATCAGTCCACTCTTGAGCAATTGGGTTTACATCCATCGGCCAATTTGCACTTGACATTTGACAATGGTTGCAATTCGAATAAGATTGAAGCTATAAATgattaa